One genomic segment of Panicum virgatum strain AP13 chromosome 2N, P.virgatum_v5, whole genome shotgun sequence includes these proteins:
- the LOC120660310 gene encoding uncharacterized protein LOC120660310, with protein sequence MNNSNGTSGYCYNNTLVYNYVYNLTSSYADQRNEATMVATSVIMFTLAALFFNLNLFSPFSDISAILNPSVRLFLSTSLSLFLPVMSYLFSEAKKEGAATGQTTELSLRARTILMWMLLVELLRKKVEAVLVGAPQGYSGIIERAARIGWLGYLVFYNLRSAGKKALYGILWVLAAAKLVQRFVTLELAKRSFAYGKNPQLVASYMAQMLEEERQHAASGGDQRGSALLKLCNYVVTGEEDLEKEAGPDGYQLVVAEPSGRLAEAIKKDDSTVVTVGRIWELAGDKNDKLLNGGDPRLKRLCLSFTLYKLLRRRLEDLPITDAEARNCRHLIFRGLCEEEEAAKALFQVFGDEVQFLCEHYHSVHPVVLASPFFFLVNYILFPVVVWALCALTIVLCSNGDVGYAYRSFKADNYAVWFGVVRMGGCILRRVTKSPMHLFSVVDVSITALLLLSVVYEEVWEFIVFLLSNWFMVSLLSSYASSSQRWRDSPLLRGVIRSVLWVRTLLSGPSVRVKQLSLLWCCGRLALLPTRAVPVQAKKALMERLMDSAAGDGVGPHPSNLVVQSGETTVQLRQRHSRSRAGIAEVILAWHIATELLESRHPLTEQTKAEEPHRKVATALSRYCAYLVAFQPALLPDDKDGTERVYKDTMAELKSNNKALGCWGYHVYPPATRSNKLMAMAAETAVATDTERKEKKKEATSASALHEGARLGKALVDTYGAPTTDVEQLWKQLADLWTEVLVYAAPTGSEVHLKAHREALAQGGEFITVLWAIATHTGIGRGPAVATPPA encoded by the coding sequence ATGAACAACTCCAACGGAACTAGCGGCTACTGCTACAATAATACTCTAGTATACAACTATGTGTACAACCTCACCTCGTCCTATGCGGACCAGAGAAACGAGGCCACCATGGTGGCCACGTCCGTGATCATGTTCACTCTGGCGGCCCTCTTCTTCAACCTCAACCTCTTCAGCCCCTTCTCGGACATCAGCGCCATCCTCAACCCCAGCGTCCGGCTCTTCCtctccacctcgctctcgcTCTTCCTCCCCGTCATGTCCTACCTCTTCTCCGAGGCCAAGAAGGAAGGCGCGGCCACCGGGCAGACGACGGAGCTGTCGTTGCGGGCCCGGACCATCCTCATGTGGATGCTCCTGGTGGAGCTCCTCCGCAAGAAGGTGGAGGCGGTGCTGGTGGGCGCGCCGCAGGGGTACTCGGGCATCATCGAGCGCGCCGCCCGGATCGGCTGGCTGGGGTACCTCGTCTTCTACAACCTCAGGAGCGCCGGCAAGAAGGCGCTGTATGGGATCCTGTGGGTCCTTGCGGCTGCCAAGCTGGTGCAGAGGTTCGTCACCTTGGAGCTGGCGAAGCGTTCCTTTGCCTACGGCAAGAACCCCCAGCTCGTCGCCTCCTACATGGCCCAGATGCTAGAGGAGGAACGGCAgcacgcggcgagcggcggcgaccaGCGTGGGTCCGCGCTCCTGAAGCTGTGCAACTACGTGGTGACCGGCGAGGAGGACTTGGAAAAGGAGGCCGGCCCCGACGGCTACCAACTAGTGGTAGCTGAGCCGTCTGGACGATTGGCGGAGGCCATCAAGAAAGACGACTCCACGGTCGTGACGGTGGGCCGAATctgggagctcgccggggacAAGAATGACAAACTGCTCAACGGCGGCGACCCCAGGCTGAAGCGGCTGTGCCTCTCCTTCACGCTCTACAAGCTGCTGCGGCGGAGGCTGGAGGACCTGCCCATCACCGACGCCGAGGCCCGCAACTGCCGCCACCTCATCTTCCGAGGCCtctgcgaagaagaagaagcagccaAGGCCCTGTTCCAGGTCTTCGGCGACGAGGTGCAGTTCCTCTGCGAGCACTACCACTCGGTGCACCCGGTGGTGCTGGccagccccttcttcttcctcgtcaaCTACATCCTCTTCCCCGTCGTCGTGTGGGCCCTCTGCGCCCTCACCATCGTCCTGTGCAGCAACGGGGACGTGGGCTACGCCTACCGGAGCTTCAAGGCCGACAACTACGCCGTGTGGTTCGGCGTAGTCCGGATGGGCGGGTGCATCCTGAGGAGGGTGACCAAATCCCCCATGCATCTCTTCTCCGTCGTCGACGTTTCCAtcaccgccctcctcctcctctccgtcGTCTACGAGGAGGTGTGGGAGTTCATCGTCTTCCTGCTCTCCAACTGGTTCATGGTGTCGCTGCTCTCCAGCTACGCCAGCTCCAGCCAGCGGTGGCGCGACAGCCCGCTCCTGAGGGGGGTCATCCGCAGCGTCCTGTGGGTGCGCACGCTGCTGAGCGGCCCCAGCGTCCGCGTCAAGCAGCTGTCCCTGCTCTGGTGCTGCGGCCGCCTGGCGCTGCTGCCGACCAGGGCCGTGCCGGTGCAAGCCAAGAAGGCCCTCATGGAGCGTCTGATGGacagcgccgccggcgacggcgtcggccCTCATCCCAGCAACCTTGTTGTGCAGTCGGGCGAGACGACCGTGCAGCTGCGGCAGCGCCATAGCCGCAGCAGGGCCGGCATCGCCGAGGTCATCCTCGCCTGGCACATCGCCACCGAGCTCTTGGAGTCGAGGCACCCGCTGACGGAGCAGACCAAGGCGGAGGAGCCTCACCGCAAGGTGGCCACGGCGCTGTCCAGGTACTGCGCCTACCTGGTGGCGTTCCAGCCGGCGCTCCTCCCCGACGACAAGGACGGCACGGAGCGCGTCTACAAGGACACCATGGCGGAGCTCAAGAGTAATAATAAGGCGCTCGGGTGCTGGGGCTACCACGTGTATCCACCCGCCACCCGGTCCAACAAGTtgatggcgatggcggcggagaCGGCGGTGGCCACCGACAccgagaggaaggagaagaagaaggaggccaCCTCGGCGTCTGCGCTGCACGAGGGAGCAAGGTTGGGGAAGGCGCTGGTGGACACGTACGGAGCCCCCACGACGGACGTTGAGCAGCTGTGGAAGCAGCTCGCCGACCTGTGGACAGAGGTGCTGGTGTACGCGGCGCCGACGGGGAGCGAGGTGCACCTCAAGGCGCACAGGGAGGCGCTGGCGCAGGGCGGCGAGTTCATCACCGTGCTCTGGGCGATAGCCACCCACACCGGCATCGGCCGCGGGCCGGCGgtggccacgccgccggcaTGA